A genomic stretch from Lathyrus oleraceus cultivar Zhongwan6 chromosome 2, CAAS_Psat_ZW6_1.0, whole genome shotgun sequence includes:
- the LOC127121220 gene encoding uncharacterized protein LOC127121220 isoform X2, whose protein sequence is MGSKETKTIGFEDESKQNEKKRRSQENITLEDGKEELKRNKDLTNTSFDKDGNARNFSIKKIGFTCNTPSHLQMIPSVKDGQYHPQSGSTSQTNVSYAMPEKYILEFFLDVLQRSDPDELFAKPINPNGVHKPLDFATIRAKINMKHYMNMDSFKFDVYRLCFNAMYYNDKDSRHYQVAKALHSLAKSVFEDTSVLSLERFHLESLPKNTQGGIPQDGKQKTIGHARFRHTIPSGGRKKNSTITIPQFLEKNVASISKDISAGASSSQMEFWSSQNANYLRRANDANNSFSSQQNQYGYFQGLVSPSTIYSNQTNENELFKAKKFFSTFPINSYSELQMILGQACPMGPFPMLQHPISSSGPFPSSSIVMNENLKESKGDGENKEKNGEGTSINDSEVEELGLDLKL, encoded by the exons GGTCTAAAGAAACAAAAACAATAGGGTTTGAAGATGAATCAAAGCAAAATGAAAAGAAGAGAAGGAGTCAAGAAAATATAACTTTAGAAGATGGAAAAGAagaattaaaaagaaataaagaCTTGACCAACACGAGCTTTGACAAGGATGGCAATGCTCGAAATTTTTCAATCAAGAAAATAGGATTCACATGCAACACACCATCTCATCTGCAAATGATCCCATCAGTCAAG GACGGACAATACCACCCTCAAAGTGGAAGTACTTCACAAACAAATG TGTCATACGCTATGCCCGAAAAATACATTCTTGAATTTTTTCTTGATGTACTGCAAAG GAGTGACCCAGATGAGTTATTTGCTAAACCTATTAATCCTAAT GGGGTCCACAAACCGTTGGATTTTGCAACAATAAGAGCCAAAATAAACATGAAACATTATATGAACATGGATTCATTTAAG TTTGATGTGTATCGATTGTGCTTCAATGCTATGTATTATAATGACAAAGACTCAAGACATTACCAAGTG GCTAAGGCTTTACATAGTCTTGCAAAGAGTGTTTTTGAAGATACAAGTGTTCTTAGCCTTGAACGATTTCATTTGGAATCTTTACCTAAAAATACACAAGGTGGAATACCTCAGGATGGAAAACAGAAAACCATTGGGCATGCAAGGTTTCGTCACACTATTCCTA GTGGTGGTAGAAAAAAGAACTCCACGATCACAATACcgcaatttctggaaaaaaatgtGGCTTCAATTTCAAAGGATATTAGTGCTGGTGCAAGCTCAAGCCAAATGGAATTTTGGTCTTCACAAAATGCAAACTATTTAAGAAGGGCTAATGATGCAAACAATTCTTTCTCCTCACAGCAAAATCAGTATGGATACTTTCAAGGGTTGGTGAGTCCATCGACAATTTATTCCAATCAAACTAATGAGAATGAATTATTCAAAGCCAAAAAATTCTTTAGCACTTTTCCTATAAATAGTTATAGTGAGTTGCAAATGATTCTTGGTCAGGCATGTCCTATGGGCCCGTTTCCTATGTTACAACATCCAATATCATCATCAGGTCCTTTTCCTTCTAGCAGCATTGTAATGAATGAAAATTTGAAAGAATCAAAAGGGGATGgagaaaataaagagaaaaatgGGGAGGGTACAAGTATAAATGATAGTGAAGTTGAAGAGCTGGGCTTGGATCTTAAGCTCTAG
- the LOC127121220 gene encoding uncharacterized protein LOC127121220 isoform X1 yields MGSKETKTIGFEDESKQNEKKRRSQENITLEDGKEELKRNKDLTNTSFDKDGNARNFSIKKIGFTCNTPSHLQMIPSVKDGQYHPQSGSTSQTNVSYAMPEKYILEFFLDVLQRSDPDELFAKPINPNQGVHKPLDFATIRAKINMKHYMNMDSFKFDVYRLCFNAMYYNDKDSRHYQVAKALHSLAKSVFEDTSVLSLERFHLESLPKNTQGGIPQDGKQKTIGHARFRHTIPSGGRKKNSTITIPQFLEKNVASISKDISAGASSSQMEFWSSQNANYLRRANDANNSFSSQQNQYGYFQGLVSPSTIYSNQTNENELFKAKKFFSTFPINSYSELQMILGQACPMGPFPMLQHPISSSGPFPSSSIVMNENLKESKGDGENKEKNGEGTSINDSEVEELGLDLKL; encoded by the exons GGTCTAAAGAAACAAAAACAATAGGGTTTGAAGATGAATCAAAGCAAAATGAAAAGAAGAGAAGGAGTCAAGAAAATATAACTTTAGAAGATGGAAAAGAagaattaaaaagaaataaagaCTTGACCAACACGAGCTTTGACAAGGATGGCAATGCTCGAAATTTTTCAATCAAGAAAATAGGATTCACATGCAACACACCATCTCATCTGCAAATGATCCCATCAGTCAAG GACGGACAATACCACCCTCAAAGTGGAAGTACTTCACAAACAAATG TGTCATACGCTATGCCCGAAAAATACATTCTTGAATTTTTTCTTGATGTACTGCAAAG GAGTGACCCAGATGAGTTATTTGCTAAACCTATTAATCCTAAT CAGGGGGTCCACAAACCGTTGGATTTTGCAACAATAAGAGCCAAAATAAACATGAAACATTATATGAACATGGATTCATTTAAG TTTGATGTGTATCGATTGTGCTTCAATGCTATGTATTATAATGACAAAGACTCAAGACATTACCAAGTG GCTAAGGCTTTACATAGTCTTGCAAAGAGTGTTTTTGAAGATACAAGTGTTCTTAGCCTTGAACGATTTCATTTGGAATCTTTACCTAAAAATACACAAGGTGGAATACCTCAGGATGGAAAACAGAAAACCATTGGGCATGCAAGGTTTCGTCACACTATTCCTA GTGGTGGTAGAAAAAAGAACTCCACGATCACAATACcgcaatttctggaaaaaaatgtGGCTTCAATTTCAAAGGATATTAGTGCTGGTGCAAGCTCAAGCCAAATGGAATTTTGGTCTTCACAAAATGCAAACTATTTAAGAAGGGCTAATGATGCAAACAATTCTTTCTCCTCACAGCAAAATCAGTATGGATACTTTCAAGGGTTGGTGAGTCCATCGACAATTTATTCCAATCAAACTAATGAGAATGAATTATTCAAAGCCAAAAAATTCTTTAGCACTTTTCCTATAAATAGTTATAGTGAGTTGCAAATGATTCTTGGTCAGGCATGTCCTATGGGCCCGTTTCCTATGTTACAACATCCAATATCATCATCAGGTCCTTTTCCTTCTAGCAGCATTGTAATGAATGAAAATTTGAAAGAATCAAAAGGGGATGgagaaaataaagagaaaaatgGGGAGGGTACAAGTATAAATGATAGTGAAGTTGAAGAGCTGGGCTTGGATCTTAAGCTCTAG